A single genomic interval of Pelagerythrobacter marensis harbors:
- a CDS encoding TonB-dependent receptor: MKLKYLLAASVVSLSASALMPTVAQAQSTGSVDFEDTEIIVTGSRETDVGGVDIPATPKARVEIQRELMLRQTPGQTVNDIINLVPGVSFTNNDPFGSLGGNFTIRGFGSDRISQTVDGIPLNDSGNYALYTNQQPDPETLESVTVSLGSTDVDSPTASAVGGTINIRTLMPRDEFGAMASVSYGDLVARGDPGSRPFHRVFGMIHTGDITGAGTKAWFSASRAVNDSTFSNYGGVNKQQYNGRIYQELGANGDFIAIAGHYNQNRNNFNGSPNRNSDFSLEPEDRFYDLYDGTPCTTAPAVEGEVDTPNSCGSPFERRYNPSNTGNIRGSSRFTLSDGLVLTVDPSYQYVKANGGGTSIGIEGTSSEGFTGVMFDTVPFVSSRGAVYYFAGDRDLNGDGDTLDAVRILSPSQTQTHRYGVIANIAYDISDNHRVRFAYTYDRARHRQTGQAGFLYPSGEPADVFPINDPILDDGGNQLNKRNRLSYATLHQVSGEYRGEFFDDDLVVLLGGRMPFFERDLNQYCFTTSSSGFVDCVSPEDQAGYAAANPNAALPTSRVFKYDKFLPNVGFTYNFTDAASIFASYAKNLSVPGTDALYGALYFDESDPAAQPAPETSDSFDLGLRYQSGIVQAQISGWYTKYQDRLASAYSLECDCSVTRNLGEVEKYGIDGSIAVQPIPQLLAYVFGSYQDSEIKEDVLLGEDEVAQTAGKRESGVPEYTYGARLQATLGAFEIGAQVKRTGSRFLNDINTITLPGYTVADLDLRYSLADAGLDRSYLQLNVTNLFDEVYIGSAPTDLVSESEYVNIGAPRTVVASLIVGF, from the coding sequence ATGAAGCTCAAATATTTGCTCGCCGCCAGTGTCGTCAGCCTGTCCGCATCGGCGCTCATGCCGACCGTGGCCCAGGCGCAGTCGACCGGCTCCGTCGATTTCGAAGACACCGAGATCATTGTCACCGGCAGCCGCGAAACGGATGTCGGCGGTGTCGATATTCCCGCAACACCCAAAGCGCGCGTCGAAATCCAACGCGAATTGATGCTGCGGCAAACGCCGGGCCAAACAGTCAATGACATCATCAATCTGGTGCCCGGTGTCAGCTTCACCAATAATGACCCGTTCGGTTCGCTGGGCGGCAACTTCACCATCCGAGGTTTCGGTTCGGACCGGATTTCGCAGACGGTTGACGGCATCCCGCTCAACGACTCAGGCAATTATGCCCTCTACACGAACCAGCAGCCTGACCCCGAAACGCTTGAATCCGTGACGGTGTCTCTCGGCTCCACCGACGTCGATAGCCCCACCGCCTCGGCTGTTGGTGGCACGATAAATATCCGCACCCTGATGCCGCGCGACGAGTTCGGCGCGATGGCCTCGGTCAGCTACGGCGATCTCGTTGCGCGCGGCGATCCTGGCAGCCGTCCGTTCCACCGCGTGTTCGGAATGATCCATACCGGCGACATTACCGGCGCCGGCACCAAGGCGTGGTTCTCCGCCTCGCGCGCGGTCAATGATAGTACGTTCTCGAACTACGGCGGCGTCAACAAGCAACAGTACAACGGCCGGATTTATCAGGAGCTTGGCGCAAACGGCGATTTCATCGCGATTGCCGGGCACTACAATCAGAACCGGAATAACTTCAACGGCTCTCCGAACAGAAACAGCGACTTCTCGCTGGAGCCGGAAGATCGTTTCTACGACCTTTATGATGGTACCCCCTGCACGACCGCTCCTGCAGTGGAAGGCGAAGTCGATACGCCGAACAGCTGCGGCTCGCCGTTCGAGCGTCGGTACAATCCATCCAACACCGGCAATATCCGCGGCAGCTCGCGCTTTACCCTGTCTGACGGACTCGTGCTCACCGTCGACCCGAGCTACCAGTACGTTAAGGCGAATGGCGGCGGCACGAGCATCGGGATCGAAGGCACGAGTTCCGAAGGCTTCACCGGTGTAATGTTTGATACCGTGCCCTTCGTCAGCAGCCGGGGTGCGGTGTACTACTTCGCTGGCGATCGCGATCTGAACGGCGACGGGGATACGCTCGACGCAGTGCGTATTCTTTCGCCCAGTCAGACCCAGACTCATCGTTACGGGGTCATCGCAAATATCGCATACGACATCAGCGACAATCACCGCGTCCGTTTTGCTTACACCTACGATCGAGCGCGACATCGCCAGACGGGGCAAGCCGGTTTCCTTTATCCGAGCGGCGAACCTGCGGACGTGTTTCCGATCAACGACCCCATCCTCGACGATGGCGGCAATCAGCTGAACAAGCGAAATCGGCTTTCCTATGCGACGCTGCATCAGGTTTCCGGCGAATATCGTGGTGAGTTTTTCGATGACGATCTCGTTGTTTTGCTGGGAGGGCGCATGCCGTTCTTCGAGCGTGACCTGAACCAGTACTGCTTCACGACCTCTTCGAGTGGTTTTGTGGATTGCGTTTCGCCTGAAGATCAAGCCGGCTATGCGGCGGCCAACCCGAATGCGGCGTTGCCGACCTCGCGGGTGTTCAAGTACGACAAGTTCCTGCCGAACGTCGGCTTCACGTACAATTTCACCGATGCGGCAAGCATTTTTGCCAGCTACGCCAAGAACCTCTCGGTTCCGGGAACTGACGCTCTTTACGGGGCGCTCTACTTCGACGAATCCGATCCTGCAGCGCAGCCTGCGCCTGAAACATCGGACAGCTTCGACTTGGGACTGCGGTACCAGAGCGGCATTGTGCAAGCGCAGATCTCGGGCTGGTACACCAAGTATCAAGACCGACTGGCCTCGGCTTACAGCCTCGAATGCGACTGCTCGGTCACTCGCAACCTAGGCGAGGTGGAAAAGTACGGTATCGATGGGTCGATCGCGGTCCAGCCGATCCCGCAATTGCTCGCCTACGTCTTCGGTTCCTATCAGGACTCGGAGATCAAGGAAGATGTTTTGCTCGGAGAGGATGAAGTCGCACAGACGGCTGGCAAGCGTGAATCGGGTGTCCCAGAGTACACCTACGGCGCCCGCCTCCAGGCCACCCTTGGCGCGTTCGAAATCGGCGCCCAGGTCAAACGCACTGGTTCGCGTTTCCTGAACGATATCAATACGATAACCCTGCCTGGCTACACCGTAGCTGACCTCGACCTGCGCTATTCGCTCGCAGACGCCGGACTCGATCGGTCCTACCTGCAGCTTAATGTCACCAATCTCTTCGACGAGGTGTACATCGGCTCTGCCCCGACCGATCTTGTCAGCGAATCGGAGTACGTGAACATTGGCGCACCGCGTACGGTCGTAGCTTCGCTGATCGTTGGTTTCTGA
- a CDS encoding energy transducer TonB, producing MRRRPRLGTLALVALLHGLAIYGLAKVFAPDFTGIVEREVIEAIAVTVTTPPEELPEPEPEPDPGAAGEAGREATPREVTAPEPPVSVQPPVPVPQAASTGTADSSGARETGAGTGAGGTGSGTGSGQGGGGTGGGAVTRPVHISGTIDDARDFPVPEGGRAARRGTEVIVRAIVGVNGRASNCTVYRPSPDPEADRITCRLVEERLRFRPATDAAGNPVPAPFYWRQRWF from the coding sequence ATGCGACGTCGGCCCCGCCTTGGCACGCTGGCGCTGGTCGCGCTGTTGCATGGCCTTGCCATCTACGGTCTCGCCAAGGTTTTCGCGCCCGATTTCACCGGCATCGTCGAGCGGGAAGTGATCGAGGCGATCGCCGTGACCGTAACGACCCCGCCCGAAGAATTGCCCGAACCGGAACCCGAGCCCGATCCCGGCGCCGCGGGAGAAGCGGGGCGCGAGGCGACCCCGCGCGAGGTGACCGCCCCCGAACCGCCCGTGTCTGTCCAGCCCCCCGTCCCCGTGCCGCAGGCTGCGTCCACCGGCACTGCCGACAGCTCGGGCGCGCGCGAGACGGGCGCGGGAACGGGCGCCGGCGGGACCGGGAGCGGCACCGGCAGCGGGCAGGGTGGCGGCGGCACCGGCGGCGGCGCGGTGACCAGGCCTGTTCACATCTCCGGCACGATCGACGATGCCCGCGATTTTCCGGTGCCCGAAGGCGGTCGCGCCGCCCGGCGGGGGACGGAGGTGATCGTGCGAGCGATCGTCGGCGTAAACGGCCGCGCATCCAACTGCACCGTCTATCGCCCGAGCCCCGATCCCGAGGCGGACCGCATTACCTGCCGCCTGGTCGAAGAACGGCTCCGCTTTCGCCCGGCGACCGACGCAGCCGGCAATCCCGTGCCTGCGCCGTTCTATTGGCGGCAGCGCTGGTTCTAG
- a CDS encoding mannose-1-phosphate guanylyltransferase — MTEAIHPVILCGGSGTRLWPRSRASRPKPFLPLLGQRSLFEETLARCTGARFAPPIVVAGERHVAPVEEQAPPGTRLVVEPAARNTAPAIALAAGLLPDDAIVLVCPSDHHIADVDAFGAAVEAAAKLAARGHLVAFGIAPDRPETGYGYIERGAPMEGGFAIARFVEKPDATRAREFLAAGRFDWNGGIFAFRADVLREELAAFRPDMAQAVAEAVAGGSWSGGRFRPAAPPFARIEGESIDYAVMENTRRAALVPAAMGWSDIGNWAALRDARAASEAGGDGAGSDGAGNIVRGKAELVDCRNVMVDSDGPRVSCIGLEDVVVVVDGDEVLVIRASAAQDVGKLGGAREQ; from the coding sequence ATGACCGAGGCAATCCATCCCGTGATCCTGTGCGGCGGCAGCGGCACCCGGCTCTGGCCCAGAAGTCGGGCCAGTCGCCCCAAGCCGTTCCTGCCGCTGCTCGGCCAACGCTCGCTGTTCGAGGAGACCCTGGCGCGCTGTACCGGGGCGCGTTTCGCCCCGCCGATAGTCGTGGCGGGGGAGCGGCATGTGGCGCCGGTCGAGGAACAGGCGCCGCCGGGCACGCGGCTGGTGGTCGAGCCGGCGGCGCGCAACACGGCCCCGGCGATTGCGCTTGCGGCGGGCCTTCTTCCCGACGATGCAATCGTGCTCGTCTGCCCCAGCGACCATCATATCGCGGATGTCGACGCCTTCGGGGCGGCTGTGGAGGCGGCGGCGAAGCTGGCCGCGCGCGGGCACCTCGTCGCCTTCGGGATCGCGCCCGACCGGCCCGAGACCGGCTATGGCTATATCGAACGCGGGGCGCCGATGGAGGGCGGGTTCGCGATCGCGCGCTTCGTCGAAAAGCCCGATGCGACGCGCGCGCGCGAGTTCCTCGCCGCCGGCAGGTTCGACTGGAACGGCGGTATTTTCGCCTTCCGCGCCGATGTCCTGCGCGAAGAGCTTGCCGCCTTTCGCCCCGACATGGCGCAGGCCGTGGCGGAGGCAGTGGCGGGCGGATCGTGGAGCGGCGGTCGGTTCCGGCCCGCAGCGCCGCCGTTCGCGCGGATCGAGGGCGAATCGATCGATTACGCCGTGATGGAGAACACGCGCCGCGCGGCACTGGTGCCGGCGGCCATGGGCTGGTCCGACATCGGCAACTGGGCCGCGCTGCGCGACGCGCGCGCGGCAAGCGAAGCGGGCGGCGACGGGGCGGGCAGCGACGGGGCGGGCAATATCGTGCGCGGCAAGGCCGAGCTGGTCGATTGCCGCAATGTCATGGTCGACAGCGACGGGCCGCGCGTGTCGTGCATCGGCCTGGAGGATGTCGTCGTCGTGGTCGATGGCGACGAGGTTCTGGTGATCCGCGCGTCCGCCGCGCAGGATGTGGGCAAACTGGGCGGCGCGCGCGAACAATGA
- a CDS encoding class I mannose-6-phosphate isomerase has protein sequence MSGRALSPRAVAKVWGRERLPAPFAAPEGERIGEIWFDPPRELPEILAKYLFTSEKLSVQVHPDDAHAPPGARGKDECWLVLDAEPGASLAIGFDRPVTGEAMRAAALDGSIERLLAWHAVSAGDFFYLPAGTVHAIGPGLSLVEIQQNSDVTYRLYDYGRPRALHLDQAIAVARGEPYDSTRHRRHAGGGAAALVEGPHFRLDRVAGAPGAEVAARYDGPLLVMPLDGGVVLDEAYVAAGGCALAERLEAVDFARCHAALLAQPVRRGVP, from the coding sequence ATGAGCGGGCGCGCGCTTTCCCCCAGGGCAGTGGCCAAGGTCTGGGGGCGCGAGCGCCTGCCCGCCCCCTTTGCCGCACCGGAGGGGGAGCGGATCGGAGAGATCTGGTTCGATCCCCCGCGCGAACTGCCGGAGATCCTCGCCAAGTATCTGTTCACCAGCGAAAAGCTTTCGGTCCAGGTCCATCCCGACGATGCCCATGCTCCGCCCGGTGCGCGCGGCAAGGACGAATGCTGGCTGGTGCTCGATGCCGAGCCGGGGGCATCGCTCGCGATCGGGTTCGACCGGCCGGTGACGGGCGAGGCGATGCGCGCGGCAGCGCTCGACGGATCGATCGAGCGGCTGCTCGCCTGGCACGCGGTCTCGGCGGGCGATTTCTTCTATCTCCCCGCAGGAACGGTCCATGCGATCGGGCCGGGGCTGTCGCTGGTCGAGATTCAGCAGAACAGCGACGTGACCTATCGCCTTTACGATTACGGCCGCCCGCGCGCGCTGCATCTCGACCAGGCGATCGCGGTCGCGCGGGGCGAACCTTACGACAGCACGCGCCATCGCCGGCACGCGGGCGGCGGGGCGGCCGCGCTGGTCGAAGGGCCGCACTTCCGGCTCGATCGGGTGGCCGGCGCGCCGGGCGCGGAGGTGGCCGCGCGCTACGACGGGCCGCTGCTGGTCATGCCGCTCGACGGGGGCGTCGTGCTGGACGAAGCGTATGTCGCGGCGGGCGGATGCGCGCTCGCGGAACGGCTGGAAGCGGTCGATTTTGCGCGCTGCCACGCCGCCCTGCTGGCCCAGCCGGTCCGGCGCGGGGTGCCCTAA
- a CDS encoding flagellin — MAVINTNISAMRAANASTAADKALGTAMERLSTGKRINSAKDDAAGLAIATTMTAQVRGMSQGIRNANDGISMAQTAEGALSEVTNMLQRVRELAVQSASGSYQDADRGYMNSEVTELKAQIASVISDTEFNGNAVFDTMADVTLDIQVGANSGDTVTLTSKAITTDMSTLAVDTAANANTTIDTVDAALAEVAATRASLGAGQSRLESAVNNLTNNVTNLSDARSRIEDTDYSAETTALAKAQILSQASTAMLSQANQSQQNVLSLLR; from the coding sequence ATGGCTGTTATCAATACCAACATCAGTGCGATGCGGGCGGCAAATGCCTCCACTGCGGCGGACAAGGCGCTCGGCACTGCCATGGAACGTCTGTCGACCGGCAAGCGCATCAACAGCGCCAAGGACGACGCCGCCGGCCTCGCGATCGCCACGACCATGACTGCGCAAGTGCGCGGCATGAGCCAGGGCATTCGCAACGCCAACGACGGCATCTCGATGGCGCAGACCGCCGAAGGCGCGCTGAGCGAAGTCACCAACATGCTGCAGCGCGTGCGCGAACTGGCCGTGCAGTCGGCTTCGGGTTCGTATCAGGACGCCGACCGCGGTTACATGAATTCGGAAGTGACCGAGCTGAAGGCGCAGATCGCCAGTGTGATCTCGGATACCGAGTTCAACGGCAATGCCGTGTTCGACACGATGGCCGACGTTACGCTGGACATCCAGGTCGGCGCCAACAGCGGCGACACGGTCACGCTGACGTCCAAGGCGATCACGACCGACATGTCGACGCTCGCCGTCGATACGGCGGCCAATGCCAACACCACGATCGACACCGTCGATGCCGCGCTGGCCGAAGTCGCCGCCACCCGCGCTTCGCTGGGTGCCGGTCAGAGCCGCCTGGAATCGGCGGTCAACAACCTGACCAACAATGTCACCAACCTCTCCGACGCGCGTTCGCGCATCGAAGACACCGACTATTCGGCTGAAACGACCGCGCTCGCCAAGGCGCAGATCCTCAGCCAGGCTTCGACCGCGATGCTGTCGCAGGCCAACCAGAGCCAGCAGAACGTTCTCTCGCTGCTGCGCTGA
- a CDS encoding sigma-54 interaction domain-containing protein encodes MGSIEQTEGFEKAHAPVAGKFAGIASSLFPRQPVHLADHAESGAGKLPNAIALARGETPSIARRGTGAVLTYADPVSEATFGALVALVAGRGGGPVAADPESLSVLALADRLAQTDIPVLINGPTGTGKEVLSRFIHDRSARRAKPFVAVNCAAIPETMLEALLFGHQKGAFTGASAAGEGFFRAAEGGTLLLDEIAEMPLSLQAKLLRALQEGEVVPVGATTPVKVDVRIIACANRDLPVEVEEGRFRADLFYRLNVFPMNLSALRERPTDIVPLAFAMLLRHAPQGARVPWLTDGAIAMLKQHGWPGNIRELENVMRRALVLAGDAGTIGTGHIVFDRPARLVERQAGSAAATPAEPLAAPAEPHGAGTGRKLAKVVQLSEARAIMETLDACGGKRAEAARQLGISERTLRYRLASFREAGLAVGGRR; translated from the coding sequence GTGGGATCGATCGAGCAGACGGAAGGCTTCGAGAAAGCTCACGCACCGGTGGCGGGCAAGTTCGCGGGGATCGCATCCTCGCTGTTCCCGCGCCAGCCGGTGCACCTGGCGGATCACGCCGAAAGCGGCGCGGGCAAGCTGCCCAACGCGATTGCGCTGGCACGGGGGGAAACCCCGTCGATCGCGCGGAGGGGAACGGGCGCCGTTCTCACATATGCCGATCCCGTGTCCGAAGCGACGTTCGGCGCGCTTGTCGCGCTGGTCGCCGGCCGGGGCGGCGGGCCGGTTGCCGCCGACCCGGAATCGCTTTCCGTTCTCGCGCTTGCCGACCGGCTGGCACAGACGGATATTCCCGTTCTGATCAACGGCCCCACCGGCACCGGCAAGGAAGTCCTTTCGCGGTTCATCCACGATCGCAGCGCGCGCCGCGCCAAGCCGTTCGTGGCGGTCAACTGCGCCGCGATCCCCGAAACCATGCTGGAAGCCCTGCTGTTCGGCCATCAGAAGGGCGCCTTCACCGGCGCCAGCGCGGCGGGCGAAGGGTTCTTCCGCGCGGCCGAAGGGGGCACGCTGTTGCTCGACGAAATCGCCGAGATGCCGCTTTCGCTTCAGGCAAAGCTGCTGCGCGCGCTGCAGGAAGGCGAAGTCGTGCCCGTCGGCGCGACCACGCCGGTCAAGGTCGACGTGCGGATCATCGCCTGTGCCAACCGCGACCTGCCGGTCGAGGTGGAGGAAGGCCGCTTCCGCGCCGACCTGTTCTATCGCCTCAACGTCTTTCCGATGAATCTGTCGGCGCTGCGCGAGCGGCCGACCGACATCGTTCCGCTCGCCTTCGCGATGCTGCTGCGCCATGCGCCGCAGGGCGCACGGGTGCCGTGGCTGACCGACGGCGCGATCGCCATGCTCAAGCAGCACGGCTGGCCGGGCAATATTCGCGAGCTGGAAAACGTCATGCGGCGCGCGCTGGTTCTGGCCGGCGACGCGGGGACGATCGGCACCGGTCATATCGTGTTCGACCGCCCCGCGCGCCTGGTGGAACGGCAAGCCGGGAGCGCGGCCGCCACCCCGGCCGAACCCCTGGCCGCCCCGGCCGAGCCACACGGCGCCGGAACCGGAAGAAAACTGGCAAAAGTGGTCCAGCTTTCCGAAGCGCGCGCGATCATGGAGACGCTCGACGCCTGTGGCGGCAAGCGGGCCGAGGCCGCGCGCCAGCTGGGCATCAGCGAACGCACGCTGCGCTATCGCCTCGCCTCGTTCCGTGAGGCCGGGCTGGCGGTGGGAGGCCGGCGATGA
- the fliE gene encoding flagellar hook-basal body complex protein FliE, producing MSGIDGLGGAGSVQQIMSLRQQILERSSTLQEIHRSREAGAPAAPATEPAGGGFADTLRSALDGVNDAQSRASTLTEGYERGEVTDIAKVMLARQEAGVAFEATLQVRNKLLSAYQDIMRMGV from the coding sequence ATGAGCGGCATCGACGGCCTCGGCGGCGCGGGTTCGGTCCAGCAGATCATGTCGCTGCGCCAGCAGATCCTCGAACGGTCGAGCACGCTGCAGGAAATTCACCGGAGCCGCGAGGCCGGGGCACCCGCCGCACCCGCGACCGAGCCGGCGGGTGGCGGTTTCGCCGACACGCTGCGCAGCGCGCTCGACGGGGTCAACGACGCGCAGTCGCGCGCCTCGACGCTGACCGAAGGGTACGAACGGGGCGAGGTGACCGATATCGCCAAAGTCATGCTCGCCCGCCAGGAAGCCGGCGTCGCCTTCGAAGCGACGCTGCAGGTCAGGAACAAGCTGTTGTCCGCATACCAGGACATCATGCGGATGGGGGTCTGA